The region AGGGTGGACTGCTGGGTGAGCTTGGAGGGGTCGAGGGAGGGCGTGAAAGGACTGCTAACCTTTGCAATGGAGATAAACATATGTAGTTCAATTAGCTGAGGACAACACCTTATGAGGTAgaggtcattagttcgaattcCCTTTGGGGCTAATTACTTATCaaatatgtatatgtgtgtgtgtctatgtATATATctcactaattttatatttgttttaatttttattataaccTTGGGTTGGGTTggaattcagttttttttttttttttttaaaaaaatggattcCGAATTCTGACCTGACCTGGTTGGAATTTGAAATCCTGTTACCGATCCTAAACCAAGGCCTAGCGAGAGCCTACCAGGTGGCTTGGCTCGGGTTGGTAACCTTAGGCCTGGTCGGTATTGGGCGGGTTTTGCCCAACCCTAGAGAACAATGCAAAGTGCATTGGAAACAGCATTTGTAATGAATATATGGAGTCAAGGATTCATAATGCATCTAGATTTTTGAATAATTATGGTTTTTGAACTACCTATACAAGAGGTATTATTGGGGCTATAATCAAGTAGAGCTGAATATTGGCTGTTCACACTCAGCTCGCTACATTTAGGAAATGTTTAGACCTGGTTGAGCTTCAACTGAGTTTGACTAAGTGTGTTTGTACTTGGCTCGACCTTGCCTAGCCAAACTTGAGCTTGGCTTCTCAAAAAGCTTGGCTCTTCATATTTCATCAGAAACTTAGGTgtaaacaaaaaccaaacacCTTACTGTACATTTTGTTGAAGGTTTAGAtagagaaatttgagagagattcaAGATTGGAAGAGAGAAATTACTTATCTAAGCAATCTCACAGATAAGCTAAATACTAAAAGAGAAGTGGGAAATATCTGCACAAATCTCATACAACTGAAataatagaaggaaaaaaaaaagaaagaaaccgaAATAATAATCCCTGCTTGATGAAGttaataaggttttttttttgtttttttttgttttttgataagtaataaaacttttattaataAGGTTTTAAATGTGTGGCCAGTATTCTTGCCGTGGTGGGTACCAAATTGGGCTTGCTGTCTTCCATTTATACGCTCCATACTAGCATTAAATACAAAACCCAATTTTCACAGGTCCTACCGAGCTGAGCATGGGCCTGCTTTTGTTTGGCTTGTTAAAGGAAACAAGTTGTATATTTAAAGCTTGAGCTCAGctcattttataaattaatggtCTGGAACAAGCCTATTATCGAGCTTAGCCCATCTTGGTACGTTTACAGCCCTAGGTACTATCTTTGGTTTCTTAGtagtattttaatattttaaacttCTGGATTAGATTCCTATTAGTTTATTGActattggaagaaaaaaactaattattatggTTGTAAACTTTTGGCAGCACAATTTCATAGAGGGATGAATTGGGAAAAAGGAAGTATGGATTTGTGTAGCAATTCAACTTTAAAGCATGCTATTTACTTTGGAGGTGTGCTTCCAGCTTTCAGTTTTCCGAGGCACTTGTAACTATTCTTACATGTAATCTACTCATGACAAAGCAGCAAACGACTGATCGTCTTTATGTTATTCTGATTACAACTAATTCTTAGTAACTTGATAGAACTGAGGAAGTTTTGTTCTACATTGGTTGGTTTATTTTGAATGCATCTGGTGGGTATTTAGTATTTACCCAAACAATGTTGATTGGTCAGTTAGGAAGAGGACAAAAAATTATAGCTGTGCTGGTTAGATTGCAGAAAGTCCTGGTGATCAGCATATTGAGAAAGGGAATCAGttacttatttttttgtcctctcttttgtttttgataagtactttCTCGTGGCATTTGGTACTTATTTTCTCTTTGGGCATAGACATGAATTGAGATTTACAAAATTGTATTCATGAATTTCACATGCTTGGTCTTAATTTCACTCTTTTCAATTAAGCTTGTTACCGCATTCTTAATCTGTTAAAATAAGGGTGTCGCACTTGTCAATACAGGATTGGGATAGACAAAATCCAACTCAAATTGTCACAGAGATGTGTGGATTTGTGACAATCCTTTCTGGAACTTTTCTGCTTCACAAAACAAAGGACATGGTTGATGGTGGGTTTTCAGTGTCTTTCCCTGCAAATTTACTGTTCTCTTTTGGTTTCCTAGACCATGATCATTGATATGTAAATTGCTCTTCCTTCACAGGTTCATCACCAACCCTCCCGGTGCGCCTTTCTAAACACATAGAAGAAGATGAATTCGAACTTGAAGGTGGCCCTCTTCGGTGTCAAGAATCCTCGAGATCACAGTAGTAGATGTATTCTTTGATTCATTTGTCTGCTGTTATCTATAAGCAATTCATTCTGGAAGAGGAACTGTAGCCATCAACCTGTATTTTTATCAACATATTGGGCTATACCTGTATATTCTTCCTAAAGAAAGATGAGCAAAGATGGAAGGAAATTCTCCCTGGATTGATAGGAATTTTTGCTTTTGGCTGCTGTCATGCATACAGACAATCCTCGCCCATTTTCTCCTTGCGAGCCCCACATTGATTTATAGTCTATCTTCACTTCTGTTACAAAGAAATTATGAGAGGCATGATTTGAGATACACAGAACACCATGATTATCttcttgttctttgtttttttctccgCCAAAAACAAAGATTGACCATGATTCTTCAAGCATATTTTAGTGGTAGCTcattatttttaagtttattttcttttatgactGCATTAAATAAACCTTTGTTCAAAGGTATCGTTATCCGTCGACCTGGTCTCAGCAACGAACTAGCataaaacaataagaaaagaagagagCCAAAGTGTGTTCGTTTTTAAACATTCATATTTGTACTCTCACAAGTGTCTTTTACGGTGGGGTTTGCATTgaagaaaatgttttctataGTTTTTACttgcttattttgaaaaattcaaacaaatatagtgccttatttgttaaaaaagaagttaattttTACCTTCATACTATAACCATTTTTCCTCTCAGAAGGTTACCCTTTTGAGCTCATGCATACTGCATTTGCCTTCATGCTATCACCACCATTTTCATCTGAGTAGGTAGTTGCAATATTCGTTAAAAGTAACGGGGTATTTGTGAGCAAATTTGAAAGGAATTatgagttttctttttccttttctttttgggataaTTTCACAAAAGGATATTGAAGTATTGATCGTTTTGAAAAAATGGTACTAAACttccaaacgtctcaaactagggTATTCAAGTTTCTAAACGTCTCATTAAAGGGTAATCCGGtaggatttactgttaaattttgtcaaaattcgcaaaataccttttttttttttagaaaaaagaaaaagaaaaagaaaaaattgataggatttaagtgttggtcagaatttaacggaatttgaaaAATACCTtttcctgaatctttgaaaatttttttaattttttttttttttttttttttaaaaaataaacacaaaggtattttgaaaatttgggcaggatttaacagcaaatcctaatgaATTATTCTTTATTGAGACGTTTAGAAATTTGAATACCTTAATTTGAGACGCTTAAAAGTTCagtactatttttttaaaacagttGATATTTCGATacctttttataaaattactccCTTTCCTTTTTAAAAGGGGAATAGGCATGGGAAGCAAGCTACCAACGTAGGATGGCcccattgaaattaatttttcagGCCAAGcaaaatatatttatgccttCCAAATTGGTTGGCACAGTTGATCCAAAGACTGACAACTTTCTCGGTCATTTTCAGCACCTTCTTTTCTGCTCCATCATTAACTCCACCCTCCATACCATGTTACCCAGGACTTCTCCAGTATTCAAATTTCGGGTAGAAGACAACTGGCTTCCTTGGTCAATCCAGCGTAAATTTTAtagattaaagaaaagaaaagagagagagaaaaaaaaaaacttccaaaaCATCCGGATAAAACGGCTATATTGTTAGGTTACGAGTGCGATAATTAACGCGCGGAGAAAGAGAAGTGAAAATACTTCCAAAAGATCTggataaaacaattattttgttaggTTACGAGTGCAGAAGTTAACACGTAGAGAAAGAGAAGTGAAAAACGCTTTCAAAACATCTGGATAAAACAGCTATTTTGCTAGGTTATGAGTGCAACAGTTAACGcgtaaaaaaagagaaatgaaaacgctttcaaaaaatttggatAAAACGGCTATTTTTGCTAGGTTACAAGTGTGATAATTAAAGCGTGAAGCGAACGGTGATTGATTTCATAGAAATGAAGttgtttagagagagagagagagagagagagagagtgagttgTAGAACAGTCCCTTTCAGAGCAATATTGTCAAAGCCACTGTGGAAATATTAGCAGAAGGAGAAGGGATCCTCCCCTGTCAATCCGGAGGCAGATGAGATGTCCCCATTCCCCTTTTCTAATGGGTTTGGCTGCTTCTACCCAATTGTTGCCAAATCAGCAGAATGAGTTAATTAACCTACTTCATAAATCAGGACTCATAAGTCATTttccaaattttgaaaaacttgtaCCATTTGGAGAGAATGTGATTAAAGGTAGCTTAATATTTCATTCACATGAAATTTAGGTAACCATATTGGgtaccttttttctttctttcttggtaCTAAAGATATCTTTAGTTCACTGTTATTATCTTTATCACCCTTTGTCCTAGTCAACACATTTTAAGCAACAGCaaaaaatatgtttatatttttattgttaattttaattttcaatattattctttatttaaacATATACTATATACTTTTAGACAAGGATACTtaatcatttttgtttttattgaacTTTGATTAGTTTGAGAGCCGGTTATcacaaaagtttaagttgataagaaattatgaatttaatcacCCAGTATATAAAATATCTAATTGAAATGTGTGGTGAAATACGAAGACAAGGTTCGAAaatttgctctgataccatgttatcAGTTATCTTAAAAGCGAGCACTCACATCAGGCTAACCAAAATACGAAGACAGGGTTCAAAaatttgctctgataccatgttatcAGTTATCTTAAAAGCGAGTACTCACATCAGGCTAgccaaaatagcaaaaaaattaTACATCCGCCAATgcaaatttatattaataaaaaaattaatatgattcttTTTCCTATTTGGGAATAGTGAAAatagataaagaaagaatattttaaattgaaaagaCGGGtaacaagataaaaaaaaaatacgtttTTTAGCCAAATATTTGCTGGTTAGCTCAGCTgaatgtgaatgctcttaaaCGTATAGAAATAGTTgaacttaatcatttaattaattatttaagaCGAAAAAATCTACCTTGAAGATATAAACTGAgtgaaccccccccccccccccccccctagattcttcattaaataaattgaccaaaaacaaaacaatgctaCTTGTCTGGTTGAAGCAGTTGAACTAAACTTCACAAAACAACCACCTAGGCCTCCAACCCCAACTCCCCTATCCTTCTCATCTCTCTTAACATACAGAGAGAGCTGATAAACCAGAGCCATGGCCACAGAAGATTTCAGCTTCCCAACAATCGGGGACGCCTTGCCGTGTGGCATCGATTCGCCGCCTTTGTGGCATCTGTCTCCTGCTTCCTCTCCAAATTCTTGCCGTGAAGAACCACCAAATGGGGCAGCCAAAGGAGGAGATCAAAGAGACGAGGAAGATTGTTTTCCACCAAGATCACCAATCGAGCAGAGTCGAAGAAAGAGCTTTTCATCTGTACAAGGTTGTCGGAAAGCGgcgaatgatgatgatgatgatgatgaagaggaCAAGATGGACATGTTGTGGGAGGATTTCAATGAAGAATTGTCAAGAACTTGTAGTACTTCAAGATCCAACACGTCTTCTTCGAGGGATATGGTGGAATTGGGGTGTGTCAAGGCATTGACAACGTCCAAAAATCATGGCGCGGCGCTTACAACAAGGAAGCCAGCAGGCATGGTGGTGATCATGAAGGTCTTGAAGAAGCTTTTCTTGCTGCAAAACTCCCATCGGAAGCTCAAAATTAGAGGCTGATCAATCAATCACAGTGTTTATGTGTAAATGTATAGCAAGTATTCTTTGATGAATATACAAAGTAAGGTAAATTTTTTATCAAGTtagatgatttttgttttatatatatatatagtttatattgGCTAATATTGCTGAAAGTTATGCAGCTTTAGATATCAATCTGGGCTGCCGTCTTGTATAGGGGATATGATGTGTATAGGGGGGAAAAAGAAATAAGTAGGCCCTTCGTGTTAATGACCATCAAAAAGCTCCCTCAACCTCAAGTCATGGTCATCGTCTTCTCCCCCAAGGTATCAAGAAACCTCTTGCAAATGTTCTTTGCCAGTACTTATTactgcactttttttttttttttaaaagaaaaagcccAAGAACAAAGGAACACAAGAGGAACCCAACAAAAAAAGAGAGTTGGGTTGGGGAAGGGGGATTAGGGGGATTTGAGGTTCATCAATGAGAATACTGATGAGGATCAGTGCATATGCCCGATTGACAAAAGGAAATGGGTCCATGTCACGGGTATATTAGCTTAGTAGGCTGTAGTAGGTTAATGGGTCTTTGGCCTTGGTAGCTTAGTGAGCAATAGTAGGTAAATAGGCCTTTGGCGTTAGTAACTTAATGGGCCTTGAGTTTGTGTATATAAGGCCCACTAAGCTAATATACCCGTGACGGTCCATTATTAAAAATTTGAGCATGAATGGCAGCATAAGACTCATGAATCTCAATACAAAGTGATGTGGGTTGGATGTCAAAACAAACAGAGAACAAA is a window of Alnus glutinosa chromosome 4, dhAlnGlut1.1, whole genome shotgun sequence DNA encoding:
- the LOC133865698 gene encoding uncharacterized protein LOC133865698, with the protein product MATEDFSFPTIGDALPCGIDSPPLWHLSPASSPNSCREEPPNGAAKGGDQRDEEDCFPPRSPIEQSRRKSFSSVQGCRKAANDDDDDDEEDKMDMLWEDFNEELSRTCSTSRSNTSSSRDMVELGCVKALTTSKNHGAALTTRKPAGMVVIMKVLKKLFLLQNSHRKLKIRG